GAAACTGTGTGCAGAATCTTGGATTGCTCGTGAAAGCTCAAGTGTCTGAAATCCTGCCGGTTCATACAATTCTGCACCCTCCTTGTACAGGATGGACCATGGCCCATGGGTGGCGCCACAAACAAGTCCAGACACACTAACCTCCTGATTGCGCTGCTACGCTCCAAGTGCAGCACCTGCAGACCTGCAGAgctgcaacagcaacagcaacagcaacagcatcGGCGTCTCCATGCCATGCGGCTGTTCTGCTTGCTTATTAATTGGGCTGGACGACCATCTATCTGTTCCTCTGCTGTGATACAAAGCCATGGTTGCTGTCATCTGCCTGAACAGAATCCTGGCTACAGGCACTTGCAGGGACCGGGCATCCTGTGATCGATGTCCAGTGCTACTGCATAGTCCTGGTTTGCTCCAGCTGTATGGCTATACTTTCATGTTATCAATCCTTTTTGGAAAATGCATACTTTCAAATTTGTTACATGATGTGTACTGGAAGCCCCCTGTCCATTAATCTAAGGCGTATTTtgacttttaaaaaaaatcgaaCTTCATAAATTTTGAGCAATAATTTGTCAAATAATATGTATGTTTCGTGTATAAAATTCACATTAGTATGTTTGTATTCAAAGGAGCTGTAAGATGACATTGATTTTATAGCAATTGACAATATACTATTAGAGAAATCAAGAGTCCAAATCTACTATAAAAGACCTTTTCCTCTAACAAAATACACTTCACATCGATGGTAAATCTTGATTGAATAATACAATGAATGAGAGTCGAATTTATAATGTTTCTCCAGCAAATTTTAGCGTGTTATATAACTGAAGTGGTGGACTTTTAGCAGCATGCTTCAGCGAAAACCAACTCTCCAACTTTAGCATCACGAGGTCTTTCATGTAATACATCGCCCTACCGTCTCTTGCGTTGCGTTGAGCGCTTCATTATGTAACTTAAACTACCGTGATTCATCttctcttcttaatacaaaAATATGCAACTCTCCTGCCTATTCGagagaaaggagaaaaaaaatcccctccACGAGTAATCTGGGCACTATCATAAGGTCTGGGCTGAAATTGTAGGCCCATATAAGTAGGCCTGAAAATGGAAGCCCATTTAGCAAATGGGCTTCAGTGAACGTTTAGGTTCCAAATTCATAGAAGATTTGTAATAATATATCAAGTTTTTATTTTAGTTTCTCCTAACACATGATCCACTACTTTGTATGCTTTTTCTTGTACAGGTGATTATGCAAACAATCATCACTTGAAACAACTATTTTCTGTGGAATATGACCCACATATCACCACCTCCCCCGCCCCAAATCCATCATTTGCCGAAGGAAATAGAATGGTGGTACAAATCGCAGACAAGAAACATGTGTGGAGCAAATATGCAAATACTGCAGGAATTACCTGCGGTTTAAATGTTATGTGCTCCATGACTTGGAGAGTTTGGTTCAGTAAATTTTGCCGGACATCATGACATGTCTTGTATACTGCACCAAACATTCCATGATAAATTAAAACGTTTTGGTTTTGTTTTGGCTACTGCCTACTATATATGCCATGGAAGAAACTCTTATATTTGTATTTGATGTTGGAATACAACTTTTTGCATGCACATAGTATTTGGAAGATTTTCTAGTCTATGGTGCTCCATGACTTGGAGGGCTATGTATGGTTCAAGTTCAATAATCTTCACAGGGCTATgtgatcaatttttttttgttttctctaTTCATCATCACTACACATGTCGTTATGAAGAAATCGGAGCATCCGTATGTTTTCTACTACCTTCATCTCCAAGGTCAATTTAATTCAACCTAGTTTTAGCAAACAAAATGAGAGTTGCagtctcttaatgaaaaacgtgcttaAGCACGGTCGCGAAAAGAAAATGAGAGTTACAGGAAGGCACATTTTGTTTTAGCAAACAAAATGAAATACGTAGATAGTTCGCTAAAAAGAGTTGCAGGAAGGCACACATTAGTTGCTTCATAGCTAGAAATCACCGAAAGAAACAAATTAAAAGAAATTCATCGATCAGCTGAGAACTACTAAACCGTAAGAAAGCTGTTATATATAGTGATAGCAagaactagctagctagctagttgtTGTCGCTGTAGTAGGGCAGGACGGTGTAGACGGTCTGCAGGATGGTCATGGCGAGGaggaagacggcggcggcgagggagaggaaCGACCACGGGCTCCGGAAGTAGGTGTGCACGAGGTTGGCGCGCCACCGGTTCCAGCGCTTCCGGCAGTAGGTGTTCACCTCCCGGTGCACGCCGTCCAGCGCGCTCCGCGGCTCCAGCACCGCGTCCCTGGACAGCCCGTTGAACAGCCGCGCCACGGCCCTGTCGCCGCCCACCGCGCTGTGCACCACCCGCCGCGCCGTCAGCAGCGCCGCGTCCCGCGCCGTGCCCACCatgttgtccatgaagaagacGTACGCCGTCACGccgtccccggcgccggcgtgcaGCTGCTCGAGCGCCATCAGGTTCAGCAGCATGTACTCGGTGGTGTCGTCGACGGCGATGGGCGGGAGGTAGAGCGTGCCCCGGTGGAACCGGATGTCCAGGAGGCTGCCCGTGGCGCTGCGCTTGAACCGGACCCCGGCCTCGTACAGCTCCTCCGCCGACCGGATGGCgtcgtcgggcgccgccgccggcgaggaggagtccggcgcgcgcggggcagggAGCGGGCCGTAGAGGAGGTTCCGGCGGAGGACGTCCAGCGGGTGCAGCGCCAGCCCGACGCCGGTTGTCAGCGGCCACGCCGTCGGCGACAGGAACAGCAGCACCATCCGGTTGATCAGCTCCTCGTTCTGCCCGACATGCATGTTAGCTCCCTTTCACTTTCTTGCATGGCCAAAGCAAATTAAATAAAGCACAAAATAATAAAGAACCATTTGACTACGCTTTAAAAGATCTTCAGCCAAATCAAAAGTTTCATCGGATCAGTGCCAAATTATTTAAACAATTCCATCGTGCAAATATAAAGTTGCAAATAATTAAATCCAGCTCAAAATCCGCACGTACCCCATCCTTGCCGGTCtcgacggcgaggaggcggtcgaGGACGAGGAGCGGCAGCTGGTTCTCGATCATGAGCATGTCGCGGCGGATGTAGGGCACGGTGTGGAGCAGGCCGTGGGGGCTGAAGACGGGGTCGTCGGCGGCGTAGTCGTTCACCTCCCAGCCGGACGCCGCGCGCATCACCTCCAGGAGGAAGCACCCGTCGGTGACCATGAGCGCCACGAaccgctcctcgccggcggcgccgcgccacTCGTCGCCGAGCCCCGCGTACGCGCCCTCCAGCCGCTCGTACTCCCCGTCCccgccggcgaccgcggccgcgaaCTCCGCCAGCGGCCGGCTCGCGCGGCGGAGGAAGTGGACCAGGGCGCGGCGCTTGTGCGCGTCCATGGGGCGCAGCTGCGGCTCGCCGTGGTGGAACGGGCCGAGGGACACCACCTGCGGCCGGTACGCCTTCGGGTTCAGGTCCTTGATGCGCGCCGGCACGCGGTAGATgcagtgccgccgccaccgcgccgcctcctcctccaatgcgccgccgtccgccaccacggcctccacctccgccacccACGCGCTCTCCTCGAAGCTGCTGCGGTCACGCCGGCAGGCCGCCATTTCGTCCGGCGGCCTCGCTCTCCGCTGCTGCTGATGAGTCTGCTGCTTCCCCAGAGGACCTCCACAGCTGACAACGGTATATGAAGAAGGATGAGGTGCCATCGCCAGGCTGCTGCAGATTGCTAGGCTTTGCAGGCTTTCGGAAAGGAAGAGAGGGATCAAGATGCAGCAGAGGGAAGAATAAAgtgaaagagggagggaggattgCACACTTCGATGAAGGCTGGGATGGTGAGGACTGGAGAGCACCAGGAAGAAGGCTTGCCTTGTAGGGAAGGAACTTCCACAGATGCAGCAAAAAGTTTGGAATGGAATAGTGACAGGAAACTTGCAGTAGTAAGCGAAGGAGCAGGAACATACGGAGCAAGGGATACTGTTAC
The nucleotide sequence above comes from Panicum virgatum strain AP13 chromosome 3K, P.virgatum_v5, whole genome shotgun sequence. Encoded proteins:
- the LOC120699470 gene encoding UPF0481 protein At3g47200-like → MAPHPSSYTVVSCGGPLGKQQTHQQQRRARPPDEMAACRRDRSSFEESAWVAEVEAVVADGGALEEEAARWRRHCIYRVPARIKDLNPKAYRPQVVSLGPFHHGEPQLRPMDAHKRRALVHFLRRASRPLAEFAAAVAGGDGEYERLEGAYAGLGDEWRGAAGEERFVALMVTDGCFLLEVMRAASGWEVNDYAADDPVFSPHGLLHTVPYIRRDMLMIENQLPLLVLDRLLAVETGKDGNEELINRMVLLFLSPTAWPLTTGVGLALHPLDVLRRNLLYGPLPAPRAPDSSSPAAAPDDAIRSAEELYEAGVRFKRSATGSLLDIRFHRGTLYLPPIAVDDTTEYMLLNLMALEQLHAGAGDGVTAYVFFMDNMVGTARDAALLTARRVVHSAVGGDRAVARLFNGLSRDAVLEPRSALDGVHREVNTYCRKRWNRWRANLVHTYFRSPWSFLSLAAAVFLLAMTILQTVYTVLPYYSDNN